From one Salvelinus alpinus chromosome 14, SLU_Salpinus.1, whole genome shotgun sequence genomic stretch:
- the LOC139538551 gene encoding cytotoxic T-lymphocyte protein 4 isoform X1 — translation MRFGIISVAAWFLTLLCSSHGFQVMQPVKQTLNPDGTVSITCSHTDPVELFVIDARLNRLNNSHVTMVCQVNNSQLADCTYMKVTWNQYKFTLHNLKAEDISCLFQCEFSLTSALTMKPITTVMGNPSTKLLPGLAGDAPVPVCPSPLPESLEAELIHRLKWIVIGLSVFLCFYSFTVTFFYIRLRVLRSEELYDSLTYVPMQPNQTQPTTGRGNINSTYMDMRKVPVGVRGSRSINHNSQFNC, via the exons GGTTTCAGGTGATGCAGCCTGTGAAACAGACACTCAACCCCGACGGTACTGTCTCCATCACCTGTAGTCACACAGACCCAGTTGAGCTCTTTGTCATTGACGCCAGGCTAAACAGACTCAATAACTCTCATGTTACCATGGTTTGTCAG GTGAATAACAGTCAGTTGGCTGACTGCACCTACATGAAGGTGACATGGAACCAGTACAAGTTCACGTTACACAACTTAAAGGCCGAGGACATCAGTTGTCTGTTCCAGTGTGAGTTCTCATTGACATCTGCTTTGACCATGAAACCCATCACAACTGTAATGGGGAACCCCTCCACCAAACTGCTGCCAG GACTAGCAGGAGATGCTCCTGTCCCCGTGTGTCCTTCACCTCTACCCGAGTCTCTTGAGGCTGAGCTGATTCACCGACTGAAGTGGATTGTGATTGGCCTGTCTGTGTTCCTCTGCTTCTACAGCTTCACCGTCACCTTCTTCTATATCAGGCTGAGG GTCCTTCGATCTGAGGAGCTGTATGATTCGCTGACATACGTCCCCATGCAG CCTAATCAGACCCAACCTACG ACGGGAAGAGGGAACATTAATTCAACCTACATGGATATGAGGAAGGTACCAGTTGGAGTGAGAGGCTCACGATCCATCAACCACAATTCCCAATTCAATTGTTGA
- the LOC139538551 gene encoding uncharacterized protein isoform X2 produces the protein MQPVKQTLNPDGTVSITCSHTDPVELFVIDARLNRLNNSHVTMVCQVNNSQLADCTYMKVTWNQYKFTLHNLKAEDISCLFQCEFSLTSALTMKPITTVMGNPSTKLLPGLAGDAPVPVCPSPLPESLEAELIHRLKWIVIGLSVFLCFYSFTVTFFYIRLRVLRSEELYDSLTYVPMQPNQTQPTTGRGNINSTYMDMRKVPVGVRGSRSINHNSQFNC, from the exons ATGCAGCCTGTGAAACAGACACTCAACCCCGACGGTACTGTCTCCATCACCTGTAGTCACACAGACCCAGTTGAGCTCTTTGTCATTGACGCCAGGCTAAACAGACTCAATAACTCTCATGTTACCATGGTTTGTCAG GTGAATAACAGTCAGTTGGCTGACTGCACCTACATGAAGGTGACATGGAACCAGTACAAGTTCACGTTACACAACTTAAAGGCCGAGGACATCAGTTGTCTGTTCCAGTGTGAGTTCTCATTGACATCTGCTTTGACCATGAAACCCATCACAACTGTAATGGGGAACCCCTCCACCAAACTGCTGCCAG GACTAGCAGGAGATGCTCCTGTCCCCGTGTGTCCTTCACCTCTACCCGAGTCTCTTGAGGCTGAGCTGATTCACCGACTGAAGTGGATTGTGATTGGCCTGTCTGTGTTCCTCTGCTTCTACAGCTTCACCGTCACCTTCTTCTATATCAGGCTGAGG GTCCTTCGATCTGAGGAGCTGTATGATTCGCTGACATACGTCCCCATGCAG CCTAATCAGACCCAACCTACG ACGGGAAGAGGGAACATTAATTCAACCTACATGGATATGAGGAAGGTACCAGTTGGAGTGAGAGGCTCACGATCCATCAACCACAATTCCCAATTCAATTGTTGA